From one Plasmodium knowlesi strain H genome assembly, chromosome: 11 genomic stretch:
- a CDS encoding lsm12, putative, with protein MNKSIFDPCLHFGHVVQTKTKDGETFEGELYCYDTNFKFIIIKDESKNGTANFYIIKTDIIVDIEIRRRIKILHDPLPQIERSLIEKIEKKALENFEQIKARIGIGVTQEAQELFDFIWKTHPDCTWSNKDILVLNGEVRIKPPYGPDNCVAKNENLKDRFSTVISKFRQKKNNMPSWG; from the exons ATGAACAAAAGTATCTTTGACCCCTGCCTACACTTTGGTCATGTAGTTCAAACGAAGACGAAGGATGGAGAGACATTCGAAGGGGAACTCTACTGTTACGATACAAATTTCAAGTTCATAATCATTAAGGATGAGAGTAAAAATGGCACTGCAAACTTTTACATTATTAAGACAGATATTATCGTAGATATAGAGATacgaagaagaataaaaattctGCATGACCCTCTTCCACAAATTGAGAGGTCCCTCATCGAGAAAATCGAAAAGAAGGCTTTAGAAAACTTTGAACAAATCAAGGCACGTATAGGTATTGGCGTAACGCAGGAAGCACAGGAGCTCTTCGATTTTATATGGAAAAC GCATCCAGACTGCACTTGGAGCAATAAAGACATTTTGGTCCTTAACGGAGAAGTCAGGATCAAGCCTCCTTATGGACCCGATAACTGCGTAGCGAAGAATGAAAATCTCAAGGATAGATTCTCGACCGTG ATCTCGAAGTTTCgccaaaagaagaataatatGCCCAGTTGGGGCTGA